In the Arachis ipaensis cultivar K30076 chromosome B10, Araip1.1, whole genome shotgun sequence genome, one interval contains:
- the LOC107623386 gene encoding transcription factor MYB3R-1, with product MEGDREIIAAPNGVVDGVQKIRALHGRTTGPTRRSTKGQWTAEEDETLRKAVQRFKGKNWKKIAECFKDRTDVQCLHRWQKVLNPDLVKGPWSKEEDEIIIELVNQYGPKKWSTIAQSLPGRIGKQCRERWHNHLNPSINKEAWTQEEELALIRAHQIYGNKWAELTKFLPGRTDNAIKNHWNSSVKKKLDSYLASGLITPLSNVPLVGNPNQPMASTSSKLQSSGDEAGHRGTEGEEVSQCSQESANATQFPSAKEMSNVLQSREEYRGNEEYGPGKGYSPSQASCSEPYYVSLDDITISIPEMPRQVTSSSQFIEQNYSQEPVNPAAGDCHHNLLSLPNISSLGFVQESTQLQNECMVHARCEGHDMADAPFQTSVELAVSTSIRPTAMDSLREHMLISDDECCRVLFSEAISDDGPSSVDYNKGVHMVDLSGCTSILHESSLPSASVPTANDGRLQCTSETKHLLQPEDQQFVSRAHDVYANDLASAPSIYGICSAEMQEESDIVNDTSKLIPVNSFGCGPDTKKTDHSIMEKLNGHAEQEDTGALCYEPPRFPSSDIPFFSCDLVQSGSDMQQEFSPLGIRQFMMSSMNCLTPFRLWDSPSHDKSPDALLKSAAKTFTGTPSILKKRHRDFLSPLSDKRVDKKLETSNLIKNFSRLDVMFDDSETQKADPLSPSPLKESLGPSSEMEQVDKKNEPPMLDDNKSVNDKDASDFLDKTEQRALDVDSKRNDDVNTTVEIVQQRSGVLVDRDPNNLLLNSPNQVGVKSDIVLSARTNKHACSSVKSPCIRVKENERVSIALTCVQSVCSTAAVENLGDQTGKDGGFETSSIFNETPFRRSLESPSPWKSPWFINTFLSSPRIDTEITIEDFGIFMSPCDRSYDAIGLMKQVSEQTAAQYANAHEILENETPKALPKDASGNNRDENKENNDPQKQHVNHSQLTSKALVERRILDFSECGSPGKGDSSKSSSMILESPSSYLKDCR from the exons ATGGAAGGTGACAGGGAAATCATTGCTGCACCAAATGGGGTAGTTGATGGTGTTCAGAAAATTAGAGCATTGCACGG GAGGACGACTGGTCCTACAAGGCGTTCTACAAAAGGACAATGGACTGCCGAAGAG GATGAGACTTTGCGTAAAGCTGTTCAGCGTTTTAAAGGAAAGAATTGGAAAAAAATAG CTGAGTGTTTCAAGGATAGAACTGATGTCCAGTGCCTGCATAGATGGCAGAAAGTCCTAAATCCAGATCTTGTCAAAGGTCCATGGTCTAAAGAG GAAGATGAAATAATTATCGAATTAGTGAATCAATATGGGCCTAAAAAGTGGTCTACTATTGCTCAGAGTTTACCTGGACGTATTGGTAAGCAATGTCGAGAAAG GTGGCATAATCATCTTAATCCTTCAATAAACAAGGAAGCATGGACACAGGAAGAGGAGTTGGCTCTTATACGTGCTCATCAAATTTATGGAAACAAATGGGCAGAACTAACAAAGTTCTTACCTGGAag GACAGACAATGCCATAAAAAACCACTGGAACAGTTCTGTAAAAAAGAAATTGGATTCTTACTTGGCGTCAGGCTTGATTACTCCGTTATCAAATGTACCACTTGTTGGAAATCCCAATCAACCCATGGcctcaacctcttcaaagttgcAGTCTAGTGGAGATGAAGCTGGTCATAGGGGGACTGAAGGAGAGGAAGTTTCACAATGTAGCCAGGAGTCAGCTAATGCCACACAGTTTCCATCTGCCAAAGAGATGAGCAATGTTTTACAATCCAGAGAGGAATACAGAGGAAACGAAGAATATGGTCCTGGAAAGGGGTATAGTCCTAGCCAAGCTTCTTGTTCAGAGCCATATTATGTTTCTCTGGACGACATCACTATATCTATCCCAGAGATGCCTCGCCAAGTGACTTCCTCCTCTCAATTCATTGAGCaaaattactcacaagaacctgTAAATCCAGCAGCCGGGGATTGCCATCATAATTTGCTTTCCTTACCCAATATTTCCTCACTGGGTTTTGTGCAGGAATCCACACAGTTGCAAAATGAGTGTATGGTTCATGCTCGCTGTGAAGGCCATGATATGGCCGATGCTCCATTTCAGACTTCTGTAGAGCTAGCTGTTTCAACATCCATAAGACCTACTGCTATGGACTCGCTACGAGAGCACATGTTGATATCTGATGATGAATGTTGCAGAGTTTTATTTTCAGAGGCAATAAGTGATGACGGCCCTTCTTCTGTGGACTATAATAAAGGTGTACATATGGTTGACTTGTCTGGGTGCACTTCCATTCTTCACGAGTCGTCTTTACCATCTGCCTCAGTACCTACTGCTAATGATGGTAGATTGCAGTGTACTTCAGAAACAAAACATTTACTTCAGCCTGAGGATCAGCAGTTTGTCTCCAGAGCACATGATGTTTATGCTAATGACTTAGCCAGTGCTCCTTCTATTTATGGTATATGTAGTGCTGAAATGCAAGAGGAATCTGATATAGTGAATGACACTTCAAAATTGATCCCTGTAAATAGTTTTGGCTGTGGACCAGATACTAAAAAAACTGACCATTCTATCATGGAAAAGCTGAATGGGCATGCAGAACAGGAAGACACAGGAGCTTTATGTTATGAACCTCCCCGTTTTCCTAGTTCGGATATTCCTTTCTTCAGCTGTGATCTTGTACAATCTGGCAGTGATATGCAGCAAGAATTTAGTCCCCTTGGTATTCGCCAGTTTATGATGTCCTCTATGAACTGTCTGACTCCCTTTAGGTTATGGGACTCACCTTCTCATGATAAAAGCCCGGATGCTTTGTTGAAAAGTGCTGCTAAAACCTTCACAGGTACACCATCAATATTAAAGAAAAGACACCGTGATTTTTTGTCTCCTCTATCAGATAAGAGAGTTGACAAGAAACTTGAGACATCCAACTTGATAAAAAACTTTTCCCGACTGGATGTCATGTTTGATGACAGTGAGACACAGAAAGCAGATCCACTTTCTCCATCTCCATTGAAGGAAAGTCTTGGGCCATCTTCTGAAATGGAACAAGTAGACAAGAAAAATGAACCACCAATGCTGGACGACAATAAATCAGTAAATGATAAGGATGCTAGTGATTTTCTGGATAAGACTGAGCAACGAGCTCTCGATGTTGATTCTAAGAGGAATGATGATGTTAACACTACCGTTGAGATT GTGCAACAACGTTCTGGAGTCTTGGTTGACCGTGATCCGAATAACTTGCTGTTGAATTCTCCTAATCAAGTTGGTGTGAAATCAGACATAGTATtaagtgctagaacaaataaacatGCATGCTCAAGTGTTAAGTCTCCTTGTATTCGTGTAAAGGAGAATGAGAGAGTTTCAATTGCTCTTACATGTGTACAATCTGTTTGTTCAACAGCCGCGGTAGAAAATTTGGGTGATCAAACAGGAAAAGATGGAGGCTTTGAAACATCCAGCAT ATTTAATGAAACACCTTTTAGGAGAAGCCTTGAATCACCTTCACCGTGGAAATCTCCTTGGTTCATAAATACATTTCTGTCTAGTCCCAGGATTGATACCGAAATTACAATTGAG GATTTTGGGATATTCATGAGCCCATGTGATAGAAGCTATGATGCAATTGGGTTGATGAAACAGGTTAGCGAACAAACTGCTGCTCAATATGCCAATGCTCATGAGATTTTGGAAAATGAAACTCCTAAGGCGTTACCAAAAGATGCATCTGGAAACAACAGGGATGAGAACAAGGAAAATAATGATCCACAGAAGCAGCATGTGAACCATTCTCAATTGACTTCAAAAGCTTTG GTGGAGCGACGCATACTTGACTTCAGTGAATGCGGATCACCAGGCAAGGGTGACAGCAGCAAATCATCAAGCATGATCTTAGAAAGTCCGTCGTCATATTTGAAGGATTGTAGATAG